A window from Amblyomma americanum isolate KBUSLIRL-KWMA chromosome 7, ASM5285725v1, whole genome shotgun sequence encodes these proteins:
- the LOC144096874 gene encoding uncharacterized protein LOC144096874, with the protein MSRLGRIDEYDPKVQNFDSYLERFEHFVSANEVSEAKKLSVFLTVLGAEAYEVLKNLVVPALPGEKTFAEIKILLKNHYSPQTSVIAERCRFNRRVQLEQESVEDFVLQLKHLARKCNFGDFLQDALRDRLVAGIRNEETQRALFTTEGLTFQGACKITLDRELATQQAALLQQRGLSEALNAVGTHERLTPVLL; encoded by the exons ATGTCGCGTCTTGGCAGAATCGATGAGTACGACCCCAAGGTCCAGAATTTTGATTCTTACTTGGAACGGTTTGAACATTTCGTCAGCGCCAATGAGGTCTCGGAAGCAAAGAAACTGTCAGTTTTTCTAACAGTACTTGGCGCAGAGGCGTATGAAGTCCTCAAGAACCTGGTAGTTCCAGCGCTTCCCGGTGAAAAGACTTTCGCTGAAATCAAGATTCTGCTGAAGAATCACTACAGCCCGCAAACTTCAGTCATTGCTGAAAGGTGCAGGTTTAACCGCCGAGTTCAACTGGAGCAAGAGAGCGTAGAAGATTTCGTTCTGCAGTTAAAACACCTTGCTCGGAAGTGCAATTTCGGAGACTTTCTGCAGGATGCCTTGCGAGACAGACTGGTAGCAGGCATTCGCAATGAGGAAACTCAAAGAGCTCTGTTCACCACGGAAGGCTTAACATTTCAAGGCGCATGCAAAATTACGCTGGATAGGGAGTTGGCCACACAGCAGGCCGCGCTATTGCAACAAAGAGGTCTCAGTGAGGCACTCAACGCGGTGGGAACGCACGAGAG GTTGACACCGGTGCTGCTGTGA